The Agromyces mariniharenae sequence CGCGCTCGCGGCCCGCCGCCGCACCGCAGGCGTGATCTCGCGATGACGCCAGACGATGAGGTTCGCCCGATCGAAGCCGCGACGGCACAGACCGCAGCTCAGGGGGCGCTGGGGTTCACGGTAGCGGAAATGCTCGTGCCCCGCCGGGCAGCGACCCACCCACGGCGCCAACTCGTGCGCGACCTCGCCGTCGTGCGTGCGCCGGCCGACGTAGCCGAGGTCGGCCGCGATGGTCGCCCACTTCGGCCCGTGCCCGGCGCGCGGGCCGGCCACGGCGTGCGCGACCTCGTGCAGCAGGATCTGGTGGATCTCGTCGTCGTCGTAGCGGGCGGCGAGGTAGCGCGACACCGAGATGTGCTTGGCCGTGTAGTTGCACAGGCCGGCGCGCTTCTTCGCGTTGTCGAAGCCGAAGCTCCACACCGCGGCATCGAGGTGCAGGACGATGAGGGCCTCCGCCCACCGCCGAACCCGCTCGAGATCCGCCATGGGATGAGGATAGCCCTGCCCGCCGACGTGGCGGCGGAGGCGCTGGCCCCCGAACGGGGCCGCGTTTCGCACCCGTTTCCGGGCCTTTCGGGTCTTCCGGGCCGGGTCGTGGCGGCCGCTAGCCCGCCGGCGCGAGCCGCACCCGGTAGAGGCGGTCGTCGCCGTCGGAAGGCGAGCCGCGCCCGTCGGTGTTGTTGGAGATGAACCAGAGCTCGCCGTCGGGTCCCGCCGTCACGTCGCGCAGCCGCCCGAGCTCGCCGGTGAACCACGGCGTCGCGGTGAGCGCGCCGCCTGCGGTCGCGGGGGCGATGGTCCAGAGCCGCTGGCCGCGAAGCGCGGCGAGGAAGAGGGTGTCGCCGACGATCGCGAGCCCGCTCGGGCTGGCCTCCGACGTCGACCACTGCTGCACCGGGTCGACGAAGCGCGAGTCCCCGGCCCGCCCCTCCACGACCGGCCACCCGTAGTTCGCGCCGGGCTCGATGCGGTTGAGCTCGTCCCAGGTGTTCTGGCCGAACTCGGCGGCCCAGAGGTCGCCGTTCGCGTCCCACGCGATGCCCTGCGGGTTGCGGTGCCCGTACGACCAGGTGAGGTTGCCGAACGGGTTCCCGGGCGCCGCCTGCCCCTCGGGCGTCATCCGCAGGATCTTGCCCGAGAGCGAGCCGGGATCT is a genomic window containing:
- a CDS encoding SprT-like domain-containing protein; the encoded protein is MADLERVRRWAEALIVLHLDAAVWSFGFDNAKKRAGLCNYTAKHISVSRYLAARYDDDEIHQILLHEVAHAVAGPRAGHGPKWATIAADLGYVGRRTHDGEVAHELAPWVGRCPAGHEHFRYREPQRPLSCGLCRRGFDRANLIVWRHREITPAVRRRAASAAAG